Proteins encoded within one genomic window of Candidatus Limnocylindria bacterium:
- a CDS encoding NAD(P)/FAD-dependent oxidoreductase codes for MTEFDVVVAGAGHNSLVTAAYLARAGLRVLVLERAARIGGDTSTEEVTLPGYRHDLCASAHTIFQSSPIVRNDELQLGRYGLRYLFPDPVVVMPFGDGHGITMHRDRAATAREIARYSARDARAYERMLDDWDQVKESQNRARYSPATTPSMAIAALEATPAGLDAVRWRYSSALDVVRERFENERVRTFFLWLSLMTMARVDEPGTGLLPLSIAAGRQAFSWTTAEGGSVALPDALARIVLEHGGAVRTGAEVTRILIEDGRAVGVLTADGSEHRATRAVVSTIHIKHLPAVVGATALGEDFMRGLERWRTGVTMFVTHYALAAEPRYALDGGRTASVAAGICGSTDELLAALAAFERGEIQLDDPPLLCISSSVVDSTRAPAGHHTLKVVGFLPYELRDGGPERWDAVKDEVSDALLEHYLRHSAGLRRQDILAQHVESPLDLERRNPHNYHGSCHGGEQDLAQEGALRPMAGWAGYRLPVAGLYQTGATTHPGASVTGAPGRNCAQVLLEDLGLSLAGAIAGRAASAPA; via the coding sequence GTGACCGAGTTCGACGTCGTCGTCGCCGGGGCCGGACACAACAGCCTCGTCACCGCGGCGTATCTCGCTCGCGCCGGGCTGCGCGTGCTGGTGCTCGAGCGCGCCGCGCGCATCGGCGGGGACACGTCGACGGAGGAGGTCACGCTCCCGGGTTATCGGCACGATCTCTGCGCGTCGGCGCACACGATCTTCCAGTCCAGTCCGATCGTCCGGAACGACGAGCTGCAGCTCGGTCGCTACGGTCTTCGGTATCTCTTTCCGGATCCGGTGGTCGTCATGCCGTTCGGCGACGGGCACGGGATCACGATGCATCGCGACCGCGCCGCGACGGCGCGCGAGATCGCACGGTACTCGGCGCGCGACGCGCGGGCCTACGAGCGGATGCTCGATGACTGGGATCAGGTCAAGGAATCACAGAACCGAGCGCGCTACAGCCCGGCGACGACACCGAGCATGGCCATTGCGGCGCTAGAGGCGACGCCGGCGGGCCTGGATGCGGTGCGCTGGCGGTACTCGAGCGCCCTCGACGTCGTGCGCGAGCGCTTCGAGAACGAGCGCGTCCGCACGTTCTTCCTGTGGCTCTCGCTGATGACGATGGCGCGGGTCGACGAGCCGGGCACCGGACTCCTCCCGCTCTCGATCGCGGCGGGACGGCAGGCGTTCTCGTGGACGACCGCCGAGGGCGGATCCGTCGCGCTGCCCGACGCGCTCGCGCGCATCGTTCTCGAGCACGGCGGGGCAGTGCGCACCGGCGCGGAGGTGACTCGGATCCTGATCGAGGACGGACGCGCCGTGGGAGTGCTCACGGCCGACGGCTCCGAGCATCGCGCGACGCGCGCGGTGGTGTCGACGATCCACATCAAACACCTCCCCGCCGTTGTCGGCGCGACGGCGCTCGGCGAGGACTTCATGCGCGGCCTCGAGCGCTGGCGAACCGGCGTGACGATGTTCGTCACGCATTACGCGCTCGCGGCCGAGCCGCGATACGCACTGGACGGTGGGAGGACCGCGTCGGTCGCGGCGGGCATCTGCGGTTCCACCGACGAATTGCTCGCTGCGCTCGCGGCGTTCGAACGCGGCGAGATCCAGCTCGACGATCCGCCGCTCCTATGCATCTCGTCGTCGGTGGTCGACTCGACGCGCGCGCCGGCCGGTCATCACACGCTAAAGGTCGTCGGCTTCCTGCCCTACGAGCTGCGTGACGGCGGACCGGAGCGCTGGGACGCCGTGAAGGACGAAGTATCTGACGCGCTCCTCGAGCATTACCTGCGCCACAGCGCCGGGCTCAGGCGACAGGACATCCTCGCGCAGCACGTCGAGAGCCCGCTCGATCTCGAGCGCCGCAATCCGCACAACTACCACGGCTCCTGTCACGGCGGCGAGCAGGACCTGGCGCAGGAAGGCGCGCTTCGCCCGATGGCTGGGTGGGCCGGCTACCGATTGCCGGTGGCGGGGCTGTACCAGACCGGCGCGACGACACATCCCGGTGCGTCGGTCACGGGAGCGCCGGGCCGCAACTGCGCGCAGGTGTTGCTCGAGGATCTGGGTCTCAGCCTGGCCGGCGCGATCGCGGGACGGGCGGCGTCGGCTCCCGCCTGA
- a CDS encoding alpha/beta hydrolase, which translates to MPVDPKIAGLLAEAEMIDPRPIEALSVAEARARGGSVNAAPALAPEPVADVRDVVIDTLPPIPARLYRPRSGTLPLLVYFHGGGWVVGSVAISDPFCRALANASGCAVVSVEYRLAPEDRFPAAADDAYAATRWSAGHAADLGIDASRIAVGGSSAGGNLAAVVALMARERGEPRVAFQLLHVPVTDHDFDTPSYRANGTGFGLTLKGMKWFWDLYAPDPKMRDEPYASPLRAKDLSGLPPAHVVTAECDPLRDEGRAYASRLQQAGVATTHVEYPGMVHGFTAMAMAIPMGRRAIDDMGAALRRALL; encoded by the coding sequence ATGCCGGTCGACCCAAAGATCGCCGGGCTTCTCGCCGAAGCTGAGATGATCGACCCGCGACCGATCGAGGCGCTCAGCGTCGCCGAGGCTCGCGCCCGCGGCGGATCGGTGAATGCCGCGCCAGCGCTCGCCCCCGAGCCCGTCGCCGACGTGCGGGACGTGGTCATCGACACGCTGCCGCCGATCCCCGCGCGTCTCTACCGGCCACGCTCGGGGACACTCCCCTTGCTCGTCTATTTCCATGGCGGCGGTTGGGTCGTGGGCAGCGTCGCGATCTCCGATCCCTTCTGCCGAGCGCTCGCGAACGCGAGCGGCTGCGCCGTCGTGTCGGTCGAGTACCGCCTCGCACCTGAGGACCGCTTTCCCGCCGCCGCGGACGATGCCTACGCGGCGACACGCTGGTCCGCGGGCCACGCCGCGGACCTCGGCATCGATGCATCACGGATCGCCGTTGGTGGCTCCAGCGCAGGCGGCAACCTTGCGGCGGTCGTCGCGCTCATGGCGCGCGAACGCGGCGAGCCGCGGGTCGCGTTCCAGTTGCTCCATGTGCCGGTGACCGATCACGATTTCGACACGCCGTCGTACCGCGCGAACGGCACCGGTTTCGGATTGACCCTGAAGGGCATGAAGTGGTTCTGGGATCTCTACGCACCCGACCCGAAGATGCGTGACGAACCCTACGCGTCACCGCTGCGCGCGAAGGATCTCTCTGGCCTGCCACCCGCGCACGTGGTGACGGCGGAGTGCGATCCGCTTCGCGACGAGGGCAGGGCTTATGCGTCGCGGCTGCAGCAGGCAGGAGTTGCGACGACGCACGTCGAGTATCCAGGGATGGTGCATGGCTTCACCGCGATGGCGATGGCGATCCCGATGGGACGCAGGGCGATCGACGACATGGGCGCGGCACTGCGAAGAGCGCTCCTCTAG
- a CDS encoding D-aminoacylase, whose product MHAAYDVVIRGGTVYDGSGAPPFEADVAIDRDRVASIGTVRERGRTELDAGGLAVAPGLINMLSWATTSLIADGRSQSDIRQGVTLEVFGEGWSLGPVNDTMRREQIEQQGDIRYDISWTTLAEALDTIAARGISPNIASFVGAATVRIHELAHEDRRPTPAELGRMRALIEAAMRDGALGLGSALIYSPATYADTDELVALAEVAGRNGGMYISHMRSEGNRLVEAVDEVIEIARRAKLPAEIYHLKQAGRSNWTKLDTVIDRVERARAGGLAVTADMYPYEAGATGLSSCFPPWAHEGGLRATLARLREAGQRARIRDEMARPGTDWENLYEAAGTPEGIVLVAFKNERLKPLTGQTLGQVAAQRGADPRDVAMDLVLEDESRVGMVIFMASPENLRREVALQWMSFGSDAGSIAPEGVFLLSQPHPRTYGTFARVLGRFVRDEKAAPLEDVIRRMTGFPAANLKLDRRGLLRAGHFADVAVFDPATISDHATYAEPHRYATGVAHVLVNGTPVLRDGEHTGERPGRVVYGPARQHR is encoded by the coding sequence ATGCACGCGGCCTACGACGTCGTCATCCGCGGCGGCACGGTCTACGACGGATCGGGCGCGCCGCCGTTCGAAGCGGACGTCGCGATCGATCGCGACCGCGTCGCCTCGATCGGCACGGTCAGGGAGCGCGGACGGACCGAGCTGGACGCCGGCGGTCTCGCCGTCGCGCCCGGTCTCATCAACATGCTGAGCTGGGCGACGACATCGCTCATCGCCGACGGCCGGTCGCAGAGCGATATCCGGCAGGGCGTGACGCTCGAGGTCTTCGGCGAGGGCTGGTCGCTCGGTCCAGTCAACGACACGATGCGGCGCGAACAGATCGAGCAGCAGGGCGACATCAGGTACGACATCTCGTGGACGACTCTGGCGGAGGCGCTGGACACGATCGCCGCGCGCGGGATCTCGCCGAACATCGCCTCGTTCGTCGGCGCCGCCACGGTCCGCATCCACGAGCTCGCGCACGAAGATCGCCGGCCGACACCCGCCGAGCTCGGACGCATGCGCGCGCTGATCGAGGCCGCGATGCGTGACGGCGCGCTCGGGCTCGGCTCGGCTCTCATCTACTCACCGGCGACCTACGCCGATACCGACGAGCTCGTCGCGCTCGCGGAGGTGGCCGGCCGCAACGGCGGCATGTACATCTCTCACATGCGAAGCGAGGGAAACCGGCTCGTCGAGGCGGTGGATGAGGTGATCGAGATCGCGCGGCGCGCGAAGCTGCCCGCGGAGATCTACCACCTGAAGCAGGCCGGCCGTTCGAACTGGACGAAGCTCGACACGGTTATCGACCGGGTCGAGCGCGCTCGCGCCGGTGGCCTCGCGGTCACCGCGGACATGTATCCGTACGAGGCCGGCGCGACGGGCCTGAGCTCGTGCTTCCCGCCGTGGGCGCACGAGGGCGGCCTGCGCGCCACGCTCGCGCGCCTCCGCGAGGCCGGGCAGCGCGCGCGGATCCGCGACGAGATGGCACGCCCCGGTACGGATTGGGAGAACCTGTACGAGGCCGCCGGCACGCCGGAGGGCATCGTGCTCGTCGCGTTCAAGAACGAGCGCCTGAAGCCACTCACCGGACAGACGCTCGGCCAGGTCGCGGCGCAGCGCGGTGCCGACCCGCGCGACGTCGCGATGGATCTGGTGCTGGAGGACGAGAGTCGCGTGGGCATGGTCATCTTCATGGCGTCGCCGGAGAACCTGAGGCGAGAGGTCGCGCTCCAGTGGATGAGCTTCGGCTCGGACGCCGGTTCGATCGCGCCCGAAGGAGTGTTCCTCCTGTCGCAGCCGCACCCGCGCACCTATGGCACATTCGCGCGCGTGCTGGGTCGGTTCGTGCGGGACGAGAAGGCGGCGCCGCTTGAGGACGTCATCCGACGGATGACCGGTTTTCCGGCGGCGAACCTCAAGCTCGACCGCCGCGGGCTCCTGCGGGCCGGCCATTTCGCCGATGTCGCAGTGTTCGATCCCGCGACCATCAGCGACCACGCCACCTACGCCGAGCCGCACCGATATGCGACCGGTGTCGCGCATGTGCTGGTCAACGGAACGCCGGTCCTGCGGGACGGCGAGCACACCGGCGAGCGCCCGGGGCGCGTCGTCTACGGGCCCGCGCGCCAACACAGGTAA